A window of Variovorax paradoxus genomic DNA:
GTCGCTGCCGCGGCGGGTGAGCCGAAGCACGCGGCCGTCCCAGTCGATCGGGCGGGTCTGCGCCAGCGTGGCCACGGCGTCGAGGTCGGAGCCCCACTGCGCGAGCGTGGCCTGCAGGGTCAGGACGGCGTCGGCGCGCTGCTGGTTCTGCGTGGTGGCGCGCGACATGCTGTCGAGCCCGCGCCAGCTTACCAGCGAAAGCAGTGCCATCACCGCGATGGCCACGAGCAGCTCGATCAGCGTGAAGCCGCGTGCGGAAGTGCCCGAACGGGCTTGGCGGGCGTCGTGCATCAGTAGCGTCCGACGACGGTCGAGATGCGCAGGATCGGCGCGTTGCCCTCGTCGCGCACTTGCACGTCGACGCGGCGGAAATTCGGGTTGAGCGTGGGCACGGTCGTCGTGGTCACGTTGAACGACAGGCCGGCCTGCGCGCAGATCGAGCCCGAGTCGCCCACGGCCGGCATCTGGCGCGCCAGGCGGGCCTTGGCGAGTTCGTTTTCGGCGCACAGGTCGGCCAGCACCAGGTCGGACTGGCGCTGCGCGTTGCGCGTGAGCGACATCGTGGCCTGCGAACCGGCCGCCAGCGCGAGCGCGACGATGCCGAGCGCGATCAGCACTTCGATCAACGTGAAGCCGCGGCTGCGCGCATTGCGAGAGGTGCGGCGATGAAAAAGCCTGCGGCTCATGGCGCGTCGGCGAAAACGGTGAACGGGCGCAGCCCGTCGGTGGCGATGCGCAGCGAGCGCGCGGGCGGTCCGGCGGAATAGAGCGTGACCTGCTGCGCGGGAATGATCGG
This region includes:
- the gspI gene encoding type II secretion system minor pseudopilin GspI; the protein is MSRRLFHRRTSRNARSRGFTLIEVLIALGIVALALAAGSQATMSLTRNAQRQSDLVLADLCAENELAKARLARQMPAVGDSGSICAQAGLSFNVTTTTVPTLNPNFRRVDVQVRDEGNAPILRISTVVGRY